A single region of the Hyphomicrobiales bacterium genome encodes:
- a CDS encoding Hpt domain-containing protein, with product MGAAVALQRRQSLVQGLSPQPGAGRPVDLVHLARFTLGDEKLEREILQLFRVQTRIYLDRLERARDAVHWRQAAHTIKGSAKGIGAWAVAAAAQRAEELPNPPGGKGTGDAAKELKATVETAIGFIDVLLAEH from the coding sequence ATGGGTGCCGCGGTTGCATTGCAAAGACGGCAGTCGCTCGTTCAGGGCCTCTCGCCGCAGCCGGGGGCGGGGCGACCGGTCGATCTGGTGCATCTGGCGCGCTTCACCCTGGGCGACGAGAAACTGGAACGCGAGATTCTGCAGCTTTTCCGCGTGCAGACGCGGATCTATCTCGATCGGCTCGAGCGGGCCCGTGACGCGGTCCACTGGCGCCAGGCCGCGCATACCATCAAGGGCTCGGCCAAGGGCATCGGCGCCTGGGCGGTGGCCGCCGCGGCGCAACGCGCCGAAGAACTCCCCAATCCTCCGGGCGGCAAGGGCACCGGGGACGCGGCGAAGGAACTGAAGGCGACCGTCGAGACGGCGATAGGCTTCATCGACGTCCTGCTCGCCGAGCACTGA
- a CDS encoding TRAP transporter substrate-binding protein, whose protein sequence is MTHTLSRRGFMGAGAAAAAALAAPGLAQGATQWRMVTSWPKNLPGPGVTAERLAKRISAMSDGRLAVRVYAAGELVGGLQVFDAVAEGTADMGHTASFFWQGKIKPAVFFTAVPFGLTVPEHMAWIYHGGGQALWDELYGSFDIKPFMAGNTGMSMGGWYRREVNTLDDLRGLKLRMPGLGGEVMRRLGATPVSVPPSDIMSALQSGLIDGTEFLGPWSDLALGFYKVAPYYYWPGFHEPNGTGEALISAKAWNGLPDDLKAVVDNACAAENAFAVAETAWENAIALDALISEHGVSVRPFPDEVLKAARAASEEVLAGFAEQDELANRIFRSFVEARKQAIGWSRVSTQAFLAARNG, encoded by the coding sequence ATGACACATACACTGTCGAGGCGCGGTTTCATGGGCGCCGGCGCCGCCGCGGCGGCCGCTCTCGCGGCGCCAGGCCTGGCGCAGGGGGCAACGCAATGGCGCATGGTCACCTCGTGGCCGAAGAATTTGCCGGGGCCGGGGGTGACGGCGGAAAGGCTTGCCAAACGCATTTCCGCCATGTCGGACGGCAGGCTTGCGGTCCGGGTCTATGCCGCGGGCGAGCTGGTCGGCGGCCTGCAGGTTTTCGATGCGGTCGCCGAGGGCACCGCCGACATGGGCCACACCGCCTCCTTCTTCTGGCAGGGCAAGATCAAGCCGGCGGTGTTCTTCACCGCCGTTCCATTCGGCCTGACGGTGCCGGAGCACATGGCCTGGATCTATCACGGCGGCGGCCAGGCGCTGTGGGACGAGCTTTACGGCAGCTTCGACATCAAGCCGTTCATGGCCGGCAATACCGGCATGTCGATGGGCGGCTGGTACCGCAGGGAGGTCAACACGCTCGACGATCTGAGGGGCCTCAAGCTGCGCATGCCCGGCCTCGGCGGCGAGGTCATGCGCCGGCTCGGCGCAACGCCGGTGTCGGTGCCGCCGTCGGACATCATGAGCGCGCTGCAGTCGGGCCTCATCGACGGCACCGAGTTCCTCGGCCCCTGGAGCGATCTGGCGCTCGGTTTCTACAAGGTCGCGCCCTATTATTACTGGCCGGGATTCCACGAGCCGAACGGCACCGGCGAGGCGCTGATCTCGGCCAAGGCGTGGAACGGATTGCCGGACGATCTGAAGGCGGTGGTGGACAATGCCTGCGCGGCGGAAAACGCCTTCGCCGTGGCCGAGACGGCGTGGGAAAACGCGATCGCGCTCGACGCGCTTATCAGCGAACACGGCGTTTCGGTGCGTCCCTTCCCCGACGAGGTCCTGAAGGCGGCGCGGGCGGCTTCCGAGGAGGTGCTGGCCGGCTTCGCGGAACAGGACGAACTGGCGAACCGCATCTTCCGCTCCTTCGTGGAAGCGCGCAAGCAGGCCATCGGCTGGTCGCGGGTCTCCACCCAGGCCTTCCTGGCCGCCCGCAACGGCTAG
- a CDS encoding phosphoadenylyl-sulfate reductase, translated as MISYGLLERTYGHLSGSALLQPMIRKVFPGRIALVSSFGAESAVLAHMISEIDPATAILFVDTGRLFPETLAYRDHLVARLGLTHVKMVSPAKEDEARLDPDGDLFARDADACCEFRKIKPMERGLRGYQAWITGRKRFHGGDRAQLLALETADWRLKINPLASWGPQDIAAYFEAHELPRHPLVAAGYPSIGCAPCTTPVADGEDLRAGRWRGQEKTECGIHWTVNGRPVQAPNEVQFG; from the coding sequence ATGATTTCGTATGGATTGCTCGAAAGGACCTATGGCCATCTGTCGGGCTCAGCCCTGCTCCAGCCGATGATCAGGAAGGTGTTTCCGGGGCGCATCGCGCTCGTCTCCTCCTTCGGCGCCGAATCGGCGGTGCTCGCGCACATGATTTCCGAGATCGACCCCGCCACCGCGATCCTGTTCGTCGATACCGGGCGGCTGTTTCCCGAAACGCTGGCCTATCGCGACCATCTCGTCGCCCGGCTCGGCCTGACCCATGTGAAGATGGTATCGCCCGCCAAGGAGGACGAGGCGCGCCTCGACCCGGACGGCGATCTTTTTGCGCGCGATGCCGACGCCTGCTGCGAATTCCGCAAGATCAAGCCGATGGAGCGGGGCCTGCGCGGCTATCAGGCGTGGATCACCGGGCGCAAGCGCTTCCATGGCGGCGACCGGGCGCAGCTCTTAGCGCTCGAGACGGCCGACTGGCGGCTCAAGATCAACCCGCTGGCGAGCTGGGGGCCGCAGGACATCGCCGCTTATTTCGAGGCCCACGAACTACCGCGTCACCCGCTGGTCGCCGCCGGCTATCCGTCCATCGGCTGCGCGCCGTGTACGACCCCGGTCGCCGACGGCGAAGACCTGCGCGCCGGACGCTGGCGCGGCCAGGAAAAGACCGAATGCGGCATCCACTGGACGGTCAACGGCCGCCCGGTGCAGGCCCCAAACGAGGTGCAGTTCGGCTGA
- a CDS encoding nitrite/sulfite reductase → MYRYDEFDARFVAERVAQFRDQVARRLSGELTEDQFRPLRLMNGLYLQLHAYMLRVAIPYGTLSSRQMRKLAEIARTYDRGYGHFTTRQNIQYNWPELPQVPDILEHLASVEMHAIQTSGNCIRNVTSDQWAGVAPDEIEDPRPICELLRQWSSLHPEFSFLPRKFKIAVTGAPNDRAAVKVHDIGLRMHRNEAGEPSFEVIVGGGLGRTPFVGATVREWLPRNELLAYVEAIMRVYNRFGRRDNKFKARIKILVHELGKEEFTRLVEEEYAALETPPVTLDADELSRIAVYFAPPAYAVEASDGEAEYLLARATDPAFADWAKNNLAAHKVDGYAIVNVSLKPIGGIPGDATADQMDAVADIAERYSFSEIRVTHEQNLVLPHVRKGDLKAVFGELTAAGLATPNIGLVTDIISCPGLDYCSLATARSIPIAQRLSERFAELKRQHDIGPLKIKISGCINACGHHHVGHIGILGLEKKGQEFYQVTLGGSGDEQASIGEIVGRGFSSDEVIDAIEQIVDTYLARRSDGETFLQFYRRAGAEPFKEALYAAA, encoded by the coding sequence ATGTACCGTTACGACGAGTTCGACGCCCGCTTCGTCGCCGAGCGGGTCGCCCAGTTCCGCGACCAAGTCGCACGGCGCCTGTCGGGCGAGCTGACCGAGGACCAGTTCCGGCCCTTAAGGCTGATGAACGGGCTCTATCTGCAGCTTCACGCCTATATGCTGCGGGTCGCCATCCCCTACGGCACCCTGTCATCGCGGCAGATGCGCAAGCTGGCCGAGATCGCCCGCACCTACGACCGCGGCTACGGCCATTTCACCACCCGCCAGAACATCCAATACAACTGGCCCGAACTCCCCCAAGTGCCGGACATTCTTGAACATCTTGCCAGCGTTGAGATGCACGCCATCCAGACCTCCGGCAACTGCATCCGCAACGTCACCTCCGACCAGTGGGCCGGCGTCGCGCCGGACGAGATCGAGGACCCGCGGCCGATCTGCGAGCTGTTGCGCCAATGGTCGTCGCTGCACCCGGAATTCTCCTTCCTGCCGCGCAAGTTCAAGATCGCGGTGACCGGGGCGCCGAACGACCGCGCCGCCGTCAAGGTGCACGATATCGGCCTGAGGATGCACCGCAACGAGGCCGGCGAGCCGAGCTTCGAGGTCATCGTCGGCGGCGGGCTCGGGCGCACGCCCTTCGTCGGCGCGACGGTACGCGAATGGCTGCCGCGGAACGAGCTTCTGGCCTATGTGGAAGCCATCATGCGCGTCTATAACCGCTTCGGGCGTCGCGACAACAAGTTCAAGGCGCGCATCAAGATACTCGTCCACGAGCTCGGCAAGGAAGAGTTTACGCGTCTCGTCGAGGAGGAATATGCGGCGCTTGAGACGCCCCCGGTGACACTCGACGCAGACGAGCTTTCCCGCATCGCGGTCTATTTCGCCCCGCCCGCCTATGCCGTCGAGGCAAGCGACGGTGAGGCCGAGTATCTGTTGGCCCGGGCCACGGACCCGGCCTTTGCCGACTGGGCCAAGAACAACCTCGCCGCCCACAAGGTCGACGGCTATGCGATCGTCAATGTTTCGCTGAAGCCCATCGGCGGCATTCCGGGCGACGCCACCGCCGACCAGATGGACGCGGTCGCCGACATCGCCGAACGGTACTCCTTTTCCGAGATCCGCGTCACCCACGAGCAGAATCTGGTGCTGCCGCATGTGAGAAAAGGCGATCTGAAGGCGGTATTCGGCGAGTTGACGGCGGCGGGCCTGGCGACGCCGAATATCGGCCTCGTCACCGACATCATCTCCTGCCCCGGCCTCGACTATTGCTCGCTCGCCACCGCCCGCTCGATCCCCATCGCCCAGCGCCTATCGGAGCGCTTCGCGGAACTCAAGCGCCAGCACGATATCGGCCCGCTGAAGATCAAGATTTCAGGCTGCATCAATGCCTGCGGCCACCACCATGTCGGCCATATCGGCATTCTCGGCCTGGAGAAGAAAGGCCAGGAATTCTATCAGGTTACGCTGGGCGGCTCGGGCGACGAGCAGGCCTCGATCGGCGAGATCGTCGGGCGCGGCTTTTCCTCCGACGAGGTGATCGACGCCATCGAGCAGATCGTCGACACCTATCTGGCCCGCCGCAGCGACGGCGAGACCTTCCTGCAATTCTACCGGCGCGCCGGCGCCGAGCCGTTCAAGGAGGCGCTCTATGCCGCTGCTTAA
- a CDS encoding DUF2849 domain-containing protein, with product MDLKVITANLLRGGNVVFLAADGRWSPYIGAARVAETDAAAEELEALARASEEATEVVGSYLIEVERGEDGLRPVKYREWLRTKGPSVRPDLGYQGGGESRQAAE from the coding sequence ATGGATCTGAAAGTCATTACCGCGAACCTCCTGCGCGGCGGCAACGTGGTGTTTCTGGCCGCCGACGGGCGCTGGTCGCCCTATATCGGCGCGGCGCGCGTGGCCGAAACCGACGCGGCGGCCGAGGAGCTGGAGGCGCTGGCCCGCGCCAGCGAGGAGGCCACCGAAGTCGTCGGTTCCTATCTGATCGAGGTCGAGCGCGGCGAAGACGGGTTGCGGCCGGTGAAATACCGCGAATGGCTGCGCACCAAGGGGCCGAGCGTGCGCCCCGACCTCGGCTATCAGGGCGGCGGCGAAAGCCGGCAGGCGGCGGAGTGA
- a CDS encoding DUF934 domain-containing protein: MPLLKNGEFVDDGFITLDDEAPAPEKGGVIVSWDRLKAEFEALQGRRGGLGVTFPVTEEPEALKPYLSALKTIVLSFAAFTDGRAYSIARIIRARLGFRGELRAAGDVLPDQIAFMRQVGFDAFQPRSDRPSLETWQRAATAMSLSYQSGFLPPHGYAPAEIFEQRRLRRS; the protein is encoded by the coding sequence ATGCCGCTGCTTAAGAACGGAGAATTCGTCGACGACGGCTTCATCACCCTCGACGACGAGGCACCGGCGCCGGAAAAAGGCGGCGTCATCGTCTCGTGGGACAGGCTCAAGGCGGAGTTCGAGGCGCTGCAGGGGCGCCGGGGCGGGCTCGGCGTCACCTTCCCGGTGACCGAGGAGCCGGAGGCGCTCAAGCCCTATCTTAGCGCCTTGAAGACGATCGTGCTTTCCTTTGCAGCCTTCACCGACGGGCGCGCCTATTCGATCGCCCGCATCATCCGCGCGCGCCTCGGCTTCAGGGGCGAGCTGCGCGCGGCGGGCGACGTGCTGCCCGACCAGATCGCCTTCATGCGCCAGGTCGGCTTCGACGCCTTCCAGCCGAGGAGCGACCGCCCTTCGCTGGAGACCTGGCAGCGGGCGGCGACTGCCATGTCGCTGAGCTACCAATCCGGCTTCTTGCCGCCGCACGGCTATGCGCCGGCCGAGATATTCGAACAGCGGAGGTTGCGTCGGTCATGA
- a CDS encoding 2Fe-2S iron-sulfur cluster-binding protein, with amino-acid sequence MARITFVLPDGTHREVEAKAGATVMETAIKNDIPGIVAECGGACACATCHVYIDADWTEATGTPSEMEEDMLDFAFDVRATSRLSCQIAITEEMDGLIVHVPEHQA; translated from the coding sequence ATGGCGAGAATCACCTTTGTCCTGCCCGATGGCACCCACCGCGAGGTCGAAGCCAAGGCGGGGGCGACGGTCATGGAGACGGCGATCAAAAACGACATCCCCGGAATCGTGGCGGAATGCGGCGGCGCCTGCGCCTGCGCGACCTGCCATGTCTATATCGACGCGGACTGGACCGAGGCGACGGGGACGCCGTCCGAAATGGAGGAGGACATGCTCGATTTCGCCTTCGACGTGCGCGCGACGAGCCGCTTGAGCTGCCAGATCGCCATCACCGAGGAGATGGACGGGCTTATCGTCCATGTCCCGGAACATCAGGCCTGA
- a CDS encoding NAD(P)/FAD-dependent oxidoreductase has product MAETHETDAVIVGAGPCGLFAIFELGLLGLSSHIVDILDRPGGQCAELYPDKPIYDIPAIDQVTGEELTERLVAQCKPFKPVFHFNQMVQTLKRRDDGRFEMTTDEGLTLIAPVAVVAAGGGCFQPKRAPIPGVEDYEGTSVHYSVRKIDAFRDRDVVIVGGGDSALDWTLALEPLAKSVKLLHRRPGFRAAPDSVAKMNALDEAGKIEFRIGQVTALKGDNGRLESVDVQLKESGETVTYPCDAVLAFFGLTMKLGPIAEWGLKLNEERIPVDTARFETSEPGIFAIGDIVDYPGKLKLILSGFHEAALMAHAAFSVVHPEERLIHQHTSSSSSLQERLGVI; this is encoded by the coding sequence ATGGCGGAAACACACGAAACGGATGCAGTCATCGTCGGCGCCGGGCCATGTGGCCTGTTCGCGATCTTCGAGCTCGGCCTGCTCGGCCTCAGCTCTCACATCGTCGACATTCTCGACCGGCCCGGCGGACAGTGCGCCGAGCTCTACCCGGACAAGCCGATCTACGACATTCCGGCGATCGACCAGGTCACCGGCGAGGAACTGACCGAACGGCTGGTCGCGCAGTGCAAGCCCTTCAAGCCGGTCTTTCATTTCAACCAGATGGTCCAGACGCTGAAGCGGCGCGACGACGGGCGCTTCGAGATGACGACCGACGAGGGCCTGACGCTGATCGCGCCGGTCGCGGTCGTTGCCGCCGGCGGCGGCTGCTTCCAGCCGAAGCGCGCGCCGATCCCGGGGGTCGAGGATTACGAGGGCACGTCGGTCCACTATTCGGTCAGAAAGATCGACGCCTTTCGCGACCGCGACGTCGTCATCGTCGGCGGCGGCGATTCGGCGCTCGACTGGACGCTCGCCCTCGAGCCGCTGGCCAAGAGCGTCAAGCTGTTGCACCGCAGGCCGGGGTTCCGCGCAGCGCCCGATTCGGTCGCCAAGATGAACGCACTCGACGAGGCCGGAAAGATCGAATTCCGCATCGGCCAGGTGACGGCGCTGAAGGGCGACAACGGCCGGCTCGAAAGCGTCGACGTACAGCTCAAGGAAAGCGGCGAGACGGTCACCTATCCCTGCGATGCCGTGCTCGCCTTCTTCGGGCTGACGATGAAGCTCGGGCCGATCGCCGAGTGGGGCCTGAAGCTCAACGAGGAACGCATTCCCGTCGACACGGCGCGCTTCGAAACCAGCGAGCCGGGGATCTTCGCCATCGGCGATATCGTCGACTATCCGGGCAAGCTCAAGCTGATCCTGTCGGGCTTCCACGAGGCGGCGCTGATGGCTCATGCCGCCTTTTCCGTGGTCCATCCGGAAGAGCGCCTGATCCACCAGCACACCTCCTCCTCGTCGAGCCTGCAGGAGCGCCTGGGCGTGATCTAG
- a CDS encoding XRE family transcriptional regulator — translation MSKKELPEAGATIVSGNLGKTVQRLRKAYNLSLSELSEQSGVAKSIISAIEKNETNPTLSTIWRLSQALDTTIDRVLAEEDEEPFVEKLEKSGVPVLTSEDGKCTLAIIGWLKTVSWVQWYDFRADPGGVLESEGHQRGSVENLAVLAGELEIEVDGQVRRAGEGEVLRYHCDREHIIRNIGKTPAHATMVTILQATVMD, via the coding sequence ATGTCAAAGAAAGAGCTGCCCGAGGCCGGTGCCACCATCGTCTCCGGAAACCTCGGCAAAACGGTTCAGCGCCTGCGCAAGGCCTACAATCTGTCCTTGAGCGAGCTGTCCGAGCAGTCGGGCGTGGCCAAGTCGATCATCTCGGCGATCGAAAAGAACGAGACCAATCCGACTCTTTCCACCATCTGGCGGCTGAGCCAGGCGCTCGACACCACCATCGACCGGGTGCTCGCGGAGGAGGACGAGGAGCCGTTCGTCGAGAAGCTGGAAAAGTCGGGGGTGCCGGTCCTGACCTCGGAAGACGGCAAGTGCACGCTTGCCATCATCGGCTGGCTGAAGACCGTCTCCTGGGTGCAATGGTACGATTTCAGGGCCGATCCCGGCGGGGTGCTCGAATCGGAGGGCCATCAGCGCGGCTCGGTGGAGAACCTGGCGGTCCTGGCGGGCGAGCTGGAGATCGAGGTCGACGGACAGGTGCGCCGCGCCGGCGAAGGCGAAGTGCTGCGCTACCATTGCGACCGCGAGCATATCATCCGCAACATCGGCAAGACGCCCGCCCACGCGACCATGGTCACCATCCTGCAAGCGACGGTGATGGACTAG
- a CDS encoding pyridoxal phosphate-dependent aminotransferase produces the protein MPLHTVRLDRLGEENAFAVLARAAAIQATGRDVVNLGIGQPDFRTPDHIVEAAVKALRDGHHGYTPALGIQPLREAVAADIDRRLGLTVSPELIMVVPGGKVTMFFAILMFGEPGAEIVYPDPGFPVYRSMIEYTGATPVPMPIREENGFAFSADELLSLITARTRLIIVNSPANPTGGVTQKAEVDRLVAGLEHHPDVAIMSDEIYGQMIYDGLEHASFLAYPEIRDRLILLDGWSKTYAMTGWRLGYGVWPESLIDGARKLAVNSHSCVNAAAQYAGIAALEGPQTCVREMVAAFDERRKVVTHGLNTLPGVSCVTPKGAFYAFPNVRKTGIAAKVLATDLLEEAGVATIGGPDFGVYGEGYIRLSYANSVANIEEAIRRIGDFLKRRQVR, from the coding sequence ATGCCGCTCCACACCGTGCGCCTCGATCGTCTCGGCGAGGAGAACGCGTTCGCCGTCCTTGCCCGCGCGGCGGCGATTCAGGCGACCGGCCGCGACGTCGTCAATCTCGGCATCGGCCAGCCGGATTTCCGCACTCCCGATCATATCGTCGAGGCGGCGGTCAAGGCGCTGCGCGACGGCCATCACGGCTATACGCCGGCGCTCGGCATTCAGCCCTTGCGCGAGGCGGTGGCCGCCGACATCGACCGCAGGCTGGGTCTGACCGTTTCTCCCGAACTGATCATGGTGGTGCCCGGCGGCAAGGTCACCATGTTCTTCGCCATCCTGATGTTCGGCGAACCGGGGGCGGAGATCGTCTATCCCGATCCCGGCTTTCCGGTCTACCGCTCGATGATCGAATATACCGGCGCCACGCCGGTGCCGATGCCGATCCGAGAGGAGAACGGCTTTGCCTTCTCCGCCGACGAGCTGTTGTCGCTGATCACGGCCAGGACCCGCCTCATCATCGTCAACAGCCCGGCCAATCCGACCGGCGGGGTTACGCAGAAGGCGGAAGTCGACAGGCTCGTCGCCGGCCTCGAGCATCATCCGGACGTGGCGATCATGTCCGACGAGATCTACGGCCAGATGATCTATGACGGGCTCGAGCATGCGAGCTTCCTCGCCTATCCCGAGATCCGCGACCGGCTGATCCTGCTCGACGGCTGGAGCAAGACCTATGCGATGACCGGCTGGCGTCTCGGTTACGGCGTGTGGCCCGAGAGCCTCATCGACGGCGCCCGCAAGCTTGCCGTCAACAGCCATTCCTGCGTCAACGCGGCGGCGCAATATGCCGGCATCGCCGCGCTCGAAGGCCCTCAAACCTGCGTGCGCGAAATGGTCGCGGCCTTCGATGAGCGCCGCAAGGTGGTGACCCATGGCCTCAACACGCTGCCGGGGGTCTCTTGCGTGACGCCGAAGGGGGCCTTCTATGCCTTTCCGAATGTCCGCAAGACCGGCATCGCCGCCAAGGTGCTGGCCACCGACCTGTTAGAGGAAGCGGGCGTCGCCACCATCGGCGGGCCCGATTTCGGCGTCTATGGCGAGGGCTATATCCGCCTGTCCTACGCCAACAGCGTCGCCAATATCGAAGAGGCGATCCGCCGCATCGGCGATTTCCTGAAACGCCGCCAGGTGCGCTGA